ttaatctcagaaagtttctggaaaaatagtagccatttttttctccagattttcagcttttgaaactcagaaaatttccaaattttctgagattaatcaaaaaaatttctgagttttctctAGCAAAATTTTGACTTCTAAAACTCAGCAACTTCATAGattttttctataaaagatTTTTTGGTGGATATCtactcatttttttctaaattgcccCTCGGACACCATCGTAGTGCAGACTCttgctgttattttaaatattctaattaGTTTCCATCTCCGCTTTTTTGTAATAAGAGGTTCGCAAACAGATAACTTTGTATTGCTTTTTACCAGaacatttacaaaactttgCTTAGCAGTGTAATGCTGCCTCATTTAgcagtgaaaatgaaaactagCTACACCAGGAAGTGGAGCGGCAGATCGATAGATTTCTGCAGATGTCAGAAATTGCTCAACAGAATGACAGGAGCCACATCTGAGCAGGATTTGCTGTGAATGCATACATTGTTTAAACAGGACTGCGGTTTGCCATATGATACGGAGACAATAGAAAGCTTAAAATTGTGACTTTAAAGTTTCGGGGTTTGGAACAAAGCCGgatgaatttaaaaagtcacaagTGGCTCAATAATCCTCATTAACTGTTGCATTCCTTCCATCGTTTTTTTGCTCCTTGAGGTCATGTGTAACCTATTGTTCtggtaaaataaagtaaaaaacactCCTGCTGTATGCCTGAATCTACAGACGGTCTAATTTTCTCCAAGAAAGAAAGCATGAATTGAAGTATAGAGAATTAAGCTTTTCACTGGCAATCTGAAGAAAACTTCAGAGTAAATCTGGGCACAATTAGGACTAATCAGAGATAAAAAGTGGGTCAGACAACTTCAGAGGAAAGGATTTTATAGTCTACTGGTATGCATGCAAGGAAAATTCTGACTTAAACACACcgttatatatgtttatattcatCTATTTACGTAATATTTACATATCTGCTTATtattgtgaaacaaaatgttgtgatttttataGATAAAGAAAGCAATCCAAAAGAAGTctcatatattttaatgttttgctatGTTATAGTCACATATTACATGGATATTATTAGctagacaaataaaaagtagcTCATAATGGTGAAGTGGAAGTCAAAATTTTAtgcagataaaaatctgaagcagACAAATGATGTATTCAGATTGCAGGAGTCATTTGTAGAGCTActtttcactattttttttttaagttttgaaactcagtttttcaaaataactgaaattcaaaattctttaaatcaaggctaaattCCTGccattaattaataataactggagcATTGATCAATGTATTTAATGGATATTTGCTTTGGATGTTTGGATATTTTgattcagaatcagaatcaaaaatgcttttattgttattgtgcAGATGTACAACAAAATTAGTTTCAGTACAGTCCATCCAAAGATGATGACAGGATGacaaatacactgcaaaaacacaaaatctcaccagtatttttggtccagtttctagtgcaaatatcatagtacagtttaaataaaacaaaactaacttactcGTAATTTTTCAGAGAGGTataagaacttgttttaagtcaataattaactaaaattgatgaaaaactattaGTTCCAGagccagattatttcacttataacattggaaaaatatcataaatgaaataatttgccagtggcaataatactttttcatcaatattaagaaatgattcAAAATAAACTCTCATAtttagctgaaaagttacttgtaaattagttctgtcttattttaagtgcggtaaaatatttgcactagaatagactagaaactagatcaagaatacttggtgagattttgtgtttttgcagtgtaatccAATCACAATGAAACAAAGCATTCTTAAATCTAGAggggaggagcagcaggaaggCAGGTGCTTCTGCAGCTAAAACCTCAGAGTTTATAAAGGCCGTCTTTCTCTGCCTCCTGGTTCTTCAGGGGCCGTTTCACGGGGGACGAGACGATGTGGACgtctgctctgctgctggtgCTTCTCACTGTAACTTCACAAACTTTGGCAAGTGAGTACAGAAAaccatttactttttattaaatttatcaggaataaaataaaatgttgcatgaGACAAGATGCTGGGTCGCACAAATCAAATCAGAAGGTTAATCTTACCAACGGATCAAAGCTGTTTGTGAAATGTCTACACTTaacagtaaatgtaatttaCCAGCCAGCAAACTTAACTGGCCACAAAAGAGGTTTAGATGGAAATTATTTACCACTTTATGCTGCTGGATGagcataaaaaagttaaataaatgatgaaaagcCGTTATTTACACTGCAAAATCACCAAATCTTACCAGTAAATCACAAAAACTAACTTAGAGGTAATAAGATTGTTTTAAGAacataattacttaatattgatgaaaaagtctttggaagattatttcatttaaaacaagacatttttcccataagtgaaataatctgaactagtaggaactagtatttttttaatcaatatcaagaaattattgacttaaacaagtccctatttcttgctgaaaagttacttatacattactttattttcaattttcccTGTAAAGTAGACCAGATTTACTTgacaagattttgtgttttgcacattATTTGTAGATATTCTCTGACAAGTTGTTGACTTTATAGAAATTCTTCCTGTTGAGCATGCATGCAGCgacagcagaaaagaaaaactttccttTGGCAAGAAGGATtgcagagcagagacacaaaaacagacagaagaacTGATGTACTTTCTATATTcatgaaaagtcaaaagttaATAATAAGAGTAGGAGAACGTTTGATTTGCTCtacaaacaggaaatgtcagACTAGGTGTAGTttatagagaaaacaaaacagtttaaataacagtaaataatacaaattggggagcagtagaagaagaaattgTCCTCCAACAGCCTAAGTGTATAACTGTATAGCTGCAGAAATAACTCAGGATAACCTAAACTGCTAGCATGAGGCATCACAAATTCATCCCAACTCattagaaaaagagaaaaaatttgGAATGACTTTCAGGAGAAAATAATATTGCTACTTTCTCAGGTTTGCAATGTTGTGTCTGAATGATTGGCAAAACCTCTGGAACAGTGAATAGATCAGACAACCAATGTGGACGTCTGGAGAAAACCAAAATATCCGCACAAAAACAACGGCTGCTGAGGGGTCTGTAGCCACATGACCTGGGAACGTTGTATTCTAGACTCTGGGGTAAAAGCACATCACAGCAGCAAATCTAGCAAAACTGAAGTCTTGAAAcggtctagtcaaagtaaagaGTTGCATCTGATAAAGATGCTGCCCTGTTTGTTTTCCACCCATAATCAATACACAACATACCTGTTgtgtattgattattttgatgatggaacttgaccaaatgtaatgtttgttactggtttcacaATTGGTGAATCTATTAagtttttatgatattttatttaatgtttttatgatgtaaagcataaAAACTTTATGCATTCACTGAATTAACTTGAACTaccctgttgctgaaatgttacataaaataatacaaataaacttgattgatttatttattgatggatCTGTTAGAGAAACTGAAATCTGCTAAACTAAATGAATCgaagtgactttaaaaaatgtatgtgtgcCAAAATTGGAATAAAATCATATTGAATGattattgctttaattttacctttttctttttaaatatctcTGAACTAAACtttcaacatgttgaataaaagctgatttctgTTGAGTTGTTCCACTTGTTCCTTTAATAATCCCaatcaaatgtttgatttagaCAGGATTCTGTTTCCAGGCTGGATATTTTATCCTAAATCTGCCCTCAGACACTGTTAATCTGTAATATAATCCTGCACACACCCAGATTAGTGTCACATGAGAGAGATTGGTACCACAAGTTTTCACTGTtggcttaaaataaaacattccaaACTCACTTTATGCAAAGTTGgttaaaatctcaataaatttAAGGAGATCTGAAGAAATCCTCCATAGTTTATTGATCAGAGTATTGATTCTTCATGTTTCAGAGGCTAAAAATCGCTTCACTCACTACCCATCATGGAACGCTAAAGTGTACCCGATCTGGAAAGCAGGTGACCCGAAATATGAAGACTCCTGGAAAGGTCAGTGTGCTGAACAGTCCCAGATGTTTGTCAGCCACATCTGCAGGACTGATGGAGACATACTTCTGATTTTTTTACCTGTTCAGGTGGAAAGGTGAACTTCAATGTTAAGAATGATTCACCAACCCTGACTGGAGCCAAAGTTACGTTCACCATTGAACTGGAGTTCCCCCACAACCAGGAAGTTCTGCCTGATGGGAGCGTGGTCTGGGCTGAAGACTGTGTAGTCAATGgtaacacacgcacacacacgcccacacacacacttattgGGGTTTTGGATGaaaggggaaagaaaacaaatgagtttttttgtaaaatgtgtaatCCAAGGGTGTATAAATTTTTTGagtcaaaaatacttgatactCGAGtgccaaagaaagaaaaaaagaaaagctgtttaAGGGGAGTGGATAGTTTTCCAGATACTGCATACGTCTCTCATAGTTATGTTTTCCAAGaagtacataaataaaatatgaaataacattttaactgCAAATCATGTTAGTAAATTAACTCGTAGATGCAGTAAATCTTCAGATAAAATGGGCGAGTTGGGGCGTAATTTGCTCCACATCCAAATCACTGATGGGGATTTGCAGGGTGGCATGTCTAGAGAGGCCACCAGAGGGCGTAAGGCTCGAGCAtttgatgaatatttattaaaattaaataataaagagcATCTTTTCCCATTCATGTAATTTGGCAGCATAGACAGAAgagctgctttgatttgattgataaaacaatatttgagcACATCACTGTTTTTTGAAGGTTCTTTTTAGACATGTAGTCTAAAGAATTAGAGCATATTTAGATAACcatctttcattttcttcttacaggaacaaaatattttaagtcagAACCAGTTTATCCAACAAAGGATGCAGACTGGGAAGCTGTTTTTCCAGATGGGACACCAGTAAAGGATGACAAGAAGCCGCcttatgtgtttgtgtggaaaACTTGGGGTGAGTGGAGCTCTATTGAACTTATGGATAAAccactggaaaaaaatcagtttgtatTTGCTCTACATATCCCCAGAAAACAAGCACAATCAAACATAACTCTGTCAGATTAAAGTTAATGAGCAGAAATCAAACATAACTCTGTCAGATTAAAGCTAATGAGCAGAAATCAAACATAACTCTGTCAGATTAAAGTTAATGAGCAGATCAGGCTCTGCTGAtggatttctgtgtttctgcttgTTTGCAGGTAAGTACTGGCAGGTAGCAGACGGGCCCTGCTCCTCTCTGACCATCAGTACGGATGACATCCCATTGGGCTCCTACACCATGGACATCGTCATCTATCACTACCGCAGCAAAGAAAAGTTTATTCCTCTGGGATATGCTTCTACGCAGTTTTCCATCACTGGTAAGTTTAGAGCTGAACAAAAAgttacaaacagaaaagtaagACTACATACAGGTCTAATCAAAGGTTTATTTACTCTAGTCATAGAAGTGAACcttatgtctattttgagttGTTGATGAATCTGACACTGATGATTGGGTTCCAATGTCAGAATCCAGGCTGGATTGGTAGAGTTGATTGAAATTGGttcatttattgtcttttcaGGAATGTTCACCAATTTCTAATATGTTTGGGTTTGGAAACtggttttattgtgtgtttgggatcactAAAATGTTAGAAAACCCAAAAGATTGATCAGAGTGTTTAAGAACAAGTCAAAATCCACCAACACACAATATTATGAACTGGAAACTGTGTCTACAAAGAAGTAAGTTTAATCAAGTGGCATTTTTAGCTTCTCCTAAGTTACATTTGGTAAAAGAAACATGTACATGtagttatttaattattaatcggttaatcccaaaaatattctatttctaacattgtgtaaaataaataaatgaaaaacctgcagaatgtgTCAGTTCATTAgtagattaattgattaatcaccaGAACAATTGATAGATTAACCAATTACTAAGATAATCATCAGTTTGAAACGTCTGATCTCCTCAGATCAGATCCCCTTCGCCGTCTCCCTGGACCAAGTCAATGACATCGTGGCTGGAGACATGCGCTTCGTGCAGAACCGAGCCATCGCCTTCACCGTGACCCTCCATGACCCCAGCCAGTACCTCAGCAACGCAGACATCACCTTCAACTGGGACTTTGGCGATGAAAGCGGGGCGCTCATATCCAGAGAGATGACCGTCACTCACACGTACGTCAGCTCTGGATCGTTCAAACCGCAGGTGGTCATCCAGGCGGTCATCCCTGATAAGGCCTGCGACCCGCCATCTGACCCCCCGACCTCCAGCACCGGACCGACTGCCGACCAGGCAACCACAGGTCAGGAACTGATGCTGCTGGTTCATGTAATTTATACAGGTGAAGGGTggaaacatccatccatccatccatccatccatccatccatccatccatccatccatccatccatccatccatccaagcttttaattattttaaatcgaCTAAAATGTACAATCTCAGTAGGCTGTACTGTATTTTTCATTATATTGAACAGGACACtgaaatttgattaattgactTGAACCAGTCTAATTTCCAAATAGTGCCCTGGAATGAAAACATAAGATTTGCTAGTATATCaagaatgttgtgtttttaatgatttcttttgTCTAGAAAATGCAAACTAATTCAACAACTTTCTGTGTGTGAAGTGAGAACTCCCGATCTGGTCTCTCCTGTTCCCAAACTGGTCTCCACTAAACCAGCTCATTTGAACATCAACATGGTTCTCTCAGACACTGAGGAGGACAACGCTGAAGGAGAAGCCTCCACTGCCTCCATGGTTCAGGCTGACCAGGAAGCTGCAGTAGCAAAGACTCCACCCCCAATAAACAAACtccaaacaggaaacaaaatggCGGCAAGTAAGTTACCACGATCTGAGTACGATTAAAACTGGAGAGAGAAAGTTTCTGATTGACTAAAggttaaaaacagcaaagtacTGAACCtctgatccatccatccatccatccatccatccatccatccatccatccatccatccatccatccatccatccatccaaatataaaagaaaaaatcactACAGAC
The genomic region above belongs to Xiphophorus maculatus strain JP 163 A chromosome 1, X_maculatus-5.0-male, whole genome shotgun sequence and contains:
- the LOC102217602 gene encoding melanocyte protein PMEL-like; the protein is MWTSALLLVLLTVTSQTLAKAKNRFTHYPSWNAKVYPIWKAGDPKYEDSWKGGKVNFNVKNDSPTLTGAKVTFTIELEFPHNQEVLPDGSVVWAEDCVVNGTKYFKSEPVYPTKDADWEAVFPDGTPVKDDKKPPYVFVWKTWGKYWQVADGPCSSLTISTDDIPLGSYTMDIVIYHYRSKEKFIPLGYASTQFSITDQIPFAVSLDQVNDIVAGDMRFVQNRAIAFTVTLHDPSQYLSNADITFNWDFGDESGALISREMTVTHTYVSSGSFKPQVVIQAVIPDKACDPPSDPPTSSTGPTADQATTVRTPDLVSPVPKLVSTKPAHLNINMVLSDTEEDNAEGEASTASMVQADQEAAVAKTPPPINKLQTGNKMAANGKRTVRLSGRVAAIAVAKREAEDKPSDDDCVIYRYGSFCTAIEVFEGIEKVEIVQMENVLMTTPRKDTNVLDITVTCQGSHPKEVCSVILDSDCLKPIHMACNLLEPSKECQLVLRHFFNSSGDYCINVSMANDVSLAAATARFTVDLGSGLSSSGTIVMLLGVLVLILTVGIVGYSYKRLKPYHPLKEAASEGPQLSGVRSSAAASMLWNSLNRRGAIDNSPLLQDRPL